CCACCTTGCTATATTTCACTCCATCATTTGCTTTTTCAGTCCAAATATCTAGTACCATTCCAATTGTAAGTAAATCAAGTTCTGAAATGCTTATCCCCATTTCTACACATCTTAGTAGAAATAGGGCTGTTGTCATTTCCCTGCTACTTTTTGGAAGTTTTTTTTAGACTGAACTTCCGTTTCAAGGTTTGCTCCCCAAAGTTCAAGAATTTCAGGCAAGACTTCATAAATAGAAAACATTTCAAACTGGTCAAGCCAATCATCAATATTCCCCGGAATACTCCTATCTGCATGGTAAGCCATGATATAGGCTACATTTTCAAATATCTCAAGGTCATCAATTTCAAAAGACCCTTCATTGGCCTTGAATGTTTTCTCCAGCTTTGAGAGGTCTTTGAAAATATCTCTTTTAAATTTAATTCTATATAGTCTAGGGATTGTAGCAGATGAACGAAACTTTACATCAACCTCTCCTACTTTTACTGTTTTCTCAAGCATATTTTCCCTCCTTATTTTCCTACCGGCTTTGGTGTTTCAGAATTAGCCTGTGGAATATAAACGCTCTTATACCAATTAGCATAGGTATCAGCTGATGTAGTATCTCCAGTTCTTGATTTTACAAGTCCATCTTCTCTTGGATCTGCAGTGAGTGATAGTGTTTCTGTTCCTGGTTCAATCGTATCTTCCTTTGTTTCAGATTCAATAGAAGGTCTTGATGCCGAGCAGTTATACAAAACGTGTCTGATTGCATTTATATCTCCATCAAATTCAAATAAAAGTGCAAACTTTTCTGTTTCTGATACATCTGCCTTTTCTACAAGTACTCCGTTTTTATCCAGTTCTTCTTTTAGGATTTCCGTTCTAAACCACTCTGGTATCAGTGCAATTTCAAGGTCACCGCTATATCCGTTATTGGCAGTAGACCTAAAATACACTATGCCATCAGCATAAAAAGGACTGGATTCTCCTTCAGCTTCAAGGCTGATACTTACCGCCCCAGGAATTGCTTTAGGATTTTCATAAGAAAATGTCCCTTCGCTTGATTTTTTAAGTTTTGCTGCATGGACATTTTTAAGGTTATATTTCACTTTATTTCCCATGATTTTCTTCCTCCATTTCAAAAATATATAAGACTTCATAGAGCTTTTCTGACTCTATAAAGACCTCTGATTTGTTATAAAAAATGCCGTGCTCATCGAGCACAGCTTCTACTTTCTTTTCTATGTTCGGACTTTTGTAATCCGTATAGATTTCAATATGAACTTCATTTGCTTTGAAGTAGACCTTCCCATCTGCTGAAAAGTTATCGCTCGCTGGCAGTAGATAAATAAGAAAAGGTGGCTCTGGCGATTCCCCTTCAGCAAAGTGGTGATAAGCATTTGGAAGTCCTATACGCTTTATAATTTCAAGTAGCTTATCCATTGGAAATAGCCTCCTTTATCTCTTCTTCAAATACCTTTATAGCCCTTTCTTCAGCATTTGCTATATGTGGTCTAGCAGATACTCTTCCTCCTCCACGCTTTGCATGACCAAATTCGAGAAGGTGGGTAAGCTGATATTTGTTTTTTGAATGAACTACAAGCTCTAAACTGCTAGATGTTTCTCTCACAGTTTTCACAGTCCAGCTTTTAGAATACTTACCTGTATCACTTGGAGCATTCGCACTGATTTCATCACGCACTGTCTTTCCGGCTTTTTGAACTGCCTTCTTCACATTTTCCGTTGTAACATCAGCATATTTTTCCAGTTCCTTCATCACTTCAGATGAAAGGCTATCAATTTTTATCTTGCTCATCTCTCACACCTCTTACAATGAAGTTTTAGACTTTTTTTCCTATAATTCATGTGGTCAATTCCTTCAATTTCATAAATATCATTATGAAAAATAACTCTATAACCAACGGAAGATAAGACCGATACTTCCTTACTATAGCGAATGGTAAAGTCAATCTTGCTTTCATCCCATATAGCACCACTGCTTGTTTGTTCCTGCGGACTTTCACTGCTGATAGTTGCATGGCAAGAGTAGTATTTACTCCACACATTTTTATGGTTTCCTATTTTATCCACTTCAATTTTGCTTTTTTCTATAGTAATGCGTTCATTTAATAGTGAAACTTTCATTAAAATCCCGCCTTTCTTACTCCAAATAACATGGATCTAAGTGTAATCGTTAGCTCATGATGGTCTGCCTCTTCCCTATGTTCATAAAGATAGGCGGCAGCATATAGCACTGCCACCTTGTATTCTTCAAAATTTTCAACAATGATTTCATCTTCATCTTTTCTTGCTATAGCAAGACACATTTTTTCAGAAGACTTTATAAGGGTGCTAATCAGATTATCATCTTCACTTGTATCCACCCTCAGATAGTTTTTCATTTCTTCAAGACTTACAACCATAACTAGCACCCCCTTTCATTTTTTATGCACTAGCAGTAAGTTTTACCGGAAGAATCTGAATGGCCTCTTTTAATACAAGTTTGCCGTCTACTCTTTCTTTTGCCACAAAACCAATCATGCCGTTACCAGCAAATAATTCAGTAAGTTCCTTAAAAGAACGAGTCCCTCTATCTCCGATATTGTAATAACTATAATCACCAAAGGCGATAGCATTTTCTGGTGCAAAAGCTGAAGTATATACTGGATATCCTAGAACTCTATTTGGTTCTCCTTCCTGGTAAGAAGGTTGCCAAATATATGCACCGTTATTATCTTTGAGCTTTCTAACTAGTGAGATGGTCTTATCATTCATGATAAAAGCGGCCTTTTTACGATATGGTCGTTTTAAGGAATGGATAAGGTCAATCAAATCATCACTCTTAATTCCTGTTACTTCTTTTAAGAAAGTGCCTCCCTCTTTCTTGTTAAAGATGCCTGTTGGCTTTCCTGTTCCATCACCGTTTAAGAAGGCATCTTCCTCAGCATTTGCCAGTGCTTTTCCAAAAGCCTCTAAAATATGATTTTCTAGTTTAAAGGCATTATCATATAAAAGTTCTTCTGTAATTTTGACTGCAACATGGAGCTTATGGGCATCAAGAAGTACCTGTGCAAACTTGGAATCAC
This genomic window from Solobacterium moorei contains:
- a CDS encoding major tail protein, whose translation is MGNKVKYNLKNVHAAKLKKSSEGTFSYENPKAIPGAVSISLEAEGESSPFYADGIVYFRSTANNGYSGDLEIALIPEWFRTEILKEELDKNGVLVEKADVSETEKFALLFEFDGDINAIRHVLYNCSASRPSIESETKEDTIEPGTETLSLTADPREDGLVKSRTGDTTSADTYANWYKSVYIPQANSETPKPVGK
- a CDS encoding HK97-gp10 family putative phage morphogenesis protein — its product is MSKIKIDSLSSEVMKELEKYADVTTENVKKAVQKAGKTVRDEISANAPSDTGKYSKSWTVKTVRETSSSLELVVHSKNKYQLTHLLEFGHAKRGGGRVSARPHIANAEERAIKVFEEEIKEAISNG
- a CDS encoding phage head closure protein; amino-acid sequence: MKVSLLNERITIEKSKIEVDKIGNHKNVWSKYYSCHATISSESPQEQTSSGAIWDESKIDFTIRYSKEVSVLSSVGYRVIFHNDIYEIEGIDHMNYRKKSLKLHCKRCER
- a CDS encoding head-tail connector protein; translated protein: MVVSLEEMKNYLRVDTSEDDNLISTLIKSSEKMCLAIARKDEDEIIVENFEEYKVAVLYAAAYLYEHREEADHHELTITLRSMLFGVRKAGF
- a CDS encoding phage major capsid protein, coding for MSKILEMIEKRNKAWEGAKAFLDSKRDKDGLISEEDAKAYDEMEKKVHNYSLEIERLQKIEEMDKELSKPLSDAIVTKPMKVDDKPEKKGRARDEYKESMLTALRTNFKKVSDILQEGVDADGGYLVPEEYDSRLIETLEEENIMRGLATVITTSGQHKINIAMSDPAAAWIEEGGALNFGDSKFAQVLLDAHKLHVAVKITEELLYDNAFKLENHILEAFGKALANAEEDAFLNGDGTGKPTGIFNKKEGGTFLKEVTGIKSDDLIDLIHSLKRPYRKKAAFIMNDKTISLVRKLKDNNGAYIWQPSYQEGEPNRVLGYPVYTSAFAPENAIAFGDYSYYNIGDRGTRSFKELTELFAGNGMIGFVAKERVDGKLVLKEAIQILPVKLTASA